A window of Thermoproteus sp. genomic DNA:
TGGCGGCGTCCATGGGCGTTCTGACTGCCGGCAGGAGTCTCGGCCTCTTTATATCTAACATAGTAATGGGCTTCTTGTTCTCGATAGGGGAGATATACGCCTATATCTACGCCTTCGCGGCGGCCCTAACGGCCGCGATAATAGTCCTGACGGTAGTAGCCCGTTAAATTAACTGCAACTCTATTTTTACTGTATCCGGAACTTTTATGGTCATAAGCCGCCTTATCACCTTGTCGTTGGCCTCTATATCTATAAGCCTCTTGTGTATCCTCAACTCCCAGTGCTCGTAAGTGTGGTAGCCCTCGCCCGAGGGGGCCTTACGGGTGACCACCATAAGTCGTTTAGTGGGCAACGGCACAGGGCCGCTGACCTCTACGCCCATCTTCTTCGCTATGTCTACAATTTCCCTCGCGACGTTTTCAAGGTCAGCGTAGTTGGTCCCATAGAGCCTTATTCTTACCTTTCTCCTCGCGATCATCGCCCCCCTACGTAGTTCGGTTTATAAGTTTTCCGCGTAGCACAAAAAGGCGAAGATATGTCGGACAGGGAAAAACGTTACTTCGACTGTACTTGAGCAGGCTTGACTTCAATTACCTGTCCAGCAGCAATCGTGCGGCCCATATCGCGTAGAGCGAAGCGACCCAGCGCTGGGAACTCGCTGAACTTCTCCACTACAACGGGCTTCAGAGGCTTCAGCCTCACCATAGCTACGTCGCCTTGTTTGATGAATTGAGGCTTCTGCTCTATGGTCTGGCCAGTGCGCGGGTCCAGCTTGGATATGAGCTCCGTTATCTGGACGGGCACTGTGGCCGTGTGTACGTGCATCACGGGCGCGTAGCCGGGGCCTATTGCGGTGGGGTGCCACAATACTATGACGCGCGCCACTATCTCCTCCGCCACGGTCGGCGGGTTTTCGACCTTGCCCAACACGTCGCCGCGCTTCACGTCCTCCTTCTCTATACCTCTAAGGTTCACGCCTATGTTGTCGCCAGGCTTCGCCTCGTCTAGCTTCATGTGGTGAGTCTCGAGGGAGCGGACGTCGCCGACTTTAGCCGGCGGCATTATTATCACTCTGTCGCCAGGCTTGATCACGCCGGTCTCGACTCTGCCCACGACGACGGTGCCCGCGCCAGTGATCGAGAAGACGTCTTGTATCGGCAGCCTAAGCGGCTTCTCTATGGGCCTCTGCGGCGGCTCGAGGAGGTCGAACGCCTCGAGGAGCGTCGGCCCGTTGTACCACGGCATGTTTTGAGACTTGCTCCTGATGTTGTCGCCCTTGACCGCGCTCACGGGGATTATGGGGACCTTGTTGGGGTCGTAGCCCAACAGCTTGAGCATCTTGACCACCTCGCCCTTTATCTGTTCGAACCTCTTCTGGTCGTAATTGACTACGTCCATCTTGTTGACCGCTACTATGAGCTGGTTGACTCCCAACGTCTTAGCTAAGAACAAGTGCTCCCTCCCCTGTCCCTGCGGGCCTATAGCGGTCTCGAACTCGCCTGGCCTCGCTGATATGACCAACATGGCGGCGTCGGCTTGGCTTGTGCCAACGATCATGTTCTTGATGAAGTCGCGGTGTCCCGGCAGGTCTATAATGGTCAGGAAGTACTTATTGGTCTCGAAGCCCACGTGTGTGGCCTCTATGGTCACGCCCCTCTCGCGCTCCTCTTTAAATCGGTCTAGAATCCAGGCGAAGGCGAAGTCCTCTTTGCCCATCTTCTTGGCCATCTCCTCGATCTCCTTGAAGGCCTTCTCGTCGACGTAGCCGGTCTCGTAGAGGAGCCTGCCCGTCAGCGTCGACTTGCCGTTGTCGACGTGGCCTATGACCGCTAGGTTCAGGTGGGGCTTCTGTAGCGCCGACGGCTTAGGGTTTAGTATTATCGACGGCATGGCGAGACTAAAGTGTCAGTATTTAAAACTTTATACCAAGGAGGTGCAGTAAAGCATAAAAGGGGCTGTCTCGGGCTCGTCATGAAGGAGGTTGTATACACGAGATCGGCGCCGGAGCCCATAGGCCCCTACAGCCAGGCGATAAAGACAGGGGGGCTGTTGTTCGTGTCGGGGCAGATACCCATAGACCCCAAGACCGGCGAGGTCGTAAAGGGCGGCATAAAAGAACAGGCAAGACAGGTCCTAGAAAACATAAAGGCTATATTACAGGCCGCGGGGTACGAGCTGTCTGATGTTGCTATGGCTTTTGTCTTCCTGTCGGACCTATCTCTCTTCGGCCAGTTCAACGAGGTATATGCAGAATACTTTAAGGACAAGCCGCCGGCTAGAGTTACAGTACAAGCGGCGAGGCTACCGAGAGACGTATTGGTGGAAATTGCGGTGATAGCAGTAAAATAAATAATGGGAATATAGCCAGTGTGGAGAGGACCCGCAACGCAGATCGGTGAAGAGGAACTGGGCGCCGACTCCCTCCACGACTCTTCTCAGGGGAAGAGGTCCTTCAGGAAGTTGGTAGTGGGGCCTCCGCGCGAGGCTCTGGAGGTCGCCAGAAGGATCGGCGGCGTGGCGGTATCCGACTTCTCTGATGTGGACCCCCGCGAATATGAGGACGTCTATGTGGTGCACGCCAGAGACGCAGCGCTATTGGAGCCGCTATTAGCTGGGGCTGAAGTTGTGTTGTACATAAAGTGGTCCGTGCCGCCGCCTAGAGGCGTCCGCGTCGTAGTCCTTACGTGTGCTAAGGACGAATTGTGCGAAGAGGCTGACTGTCTATGCGGAGGGGCCTTGAGGATCTAGTCCTGACTACAGCCGCCGTCAGGGCTGGCGTCGAGGCTTGCGTTGACCTAATAGAGGCCATATCGGACAAAATCGGCGCTTTCTACCTCCCCATACCCCTCGAGGTCTGTAGGGGCTCTCCGGCCGACTTGGGGGCACTTGAATGGTTGCTAGAGCCCCTCCTCTACCTATACCACAACGTCCCGGGCCGTTGGCTCTGTTACGGCTCTCTTGAGGACTTGAGGAGGAGGGCCTTCGCGACGGCTAGACTGGCCGGCCTCGTGGTTAGGGCGAAAGTCTTCGGGACGGTCGACTTACGACAGTGGGATTCCATCTTCGCAATACCGCCCCCAGAGCCGCCCCGCCCCTCGTTGGCCATAGGCTATATAGGGAGGGATGTAGTCATATGCGGAGCCCCTGTCCCCACACCCCTAGAGCTCGCAACCAGCCTTTGGAGCCGCTTGAGAGACGAAGAGAAGAGGCGCCTTGTTAGATATATAGTGGAATATATAGACCTCCTCCTGTCAAGTATAAACATAGACGAGGCCTATTGGCGGCTTTTAGCAGACGAAAGCTATAGGGACTTCGCTCGCGCCGTTGTTCACCATATGGGAAATTGAAAGCGAAATTTCATTCCCACGAGATTTCCATAAAATTCGACTTAAACACCCCCGCAAACTTCGGCACATGGACAAAACAAAACTAATCTCAATAGTAATACTGATAGCAATAACATTAGCTGTAGCGGTTTCAGCACAAGGGACAACACAACGGACCTGCCCGCCCGACATAGCCATAAAGTGGTACGCCTTCGTGAACTATCTAGCATACGCCACGGGCCAAAACGCGTCTCAGCTGATAGCTCAAGCTCAGACCCGCGGCAACTTCACGGTCACGGTCTCCGGCGTGGAGGTGACAGTCCCCTACTGCTCCCTCAACGCCACGGCAACCAACGGGAGCCGGATGGCCGTAATGCCGGCAGTCGGGGTAGGCGAGTTGAAAAAATTAGGCCTAAATATAACTCAAGCAAAGGTCCTCTTCCAGAAGCTAAAAGAAGCCAGAGACGAAGCCATGAGGAACTTGACGAAATACATAAGGCCCCTCGAGAGCGTTGGACTCGACGCGGCGGCTAAAGCGCTGGCCGAAGACAAGGGCTACGAGAGGGCCATAGCGATAAACGCCAACATGTCGGCCGTACTCAAGGCCGTGGCCCAGCTACTAGCCAGAGTCGGGGCCAACGAGACCGCGGTGAGGGAGGTCCTAAGGGCCGCCGAAATACACAACGAGACCGCCAGCCTGCTGTCGTACATACGGGAGATGGGCGGGGTCGGGGGAATCAGGAGGGGCTTTGCGTCTAACTTAACCGCCGTCGTGACGTCGGATAGAGGCTATTCAGCCCTTGCGACTAAGGCCTTAGAGCTCGCTGTAGTCTTCAAGTCGCTCGCCTCAAATATGGCAAAAGTCAACTCTACATTGTCGCAGAGGCTGTTAGGCTACTCGGAAGTCTTCAACAAGACCGCCGTGGCGCTTATGTACATAAGGACGCAAGGCGGAATGGAGGGCATGACTCGCGGCGCTCTAGCCAACGCGACAGCTGCCCTAAACGGCACCTACGGCATCCAGAACGCCATAATACACGTAGAGGAGTCCATAAAGAGGCTTAACGAGACCCTAGAGGTGCTCAAGAGCGTAAACGCCAGCTCTACCGCCATAGAGAAGGTACAAAAGGCTATGGAGCTACACGAGAAGGCGCTGGAGGTCTTAACTGCGCTTGAGGGGGTCGGAGGGGCCGTCGGGCTGGAGCAAAACGTATATGGGGCCTTGGAGTCGGGACAAGAGCTGGACCCCAACGTGGTGGCGTTGTGCCTACAGCTGAACGTGACGGACCTCCTGGCTAAATACGGGACGTCCGCGCTCCAAATTAAATACGCCACGATATGCGAAGTGGCCAAGCTATTGGAGTACTACAGGAGGGGCGTCTTCAGCCCTAT
This region includes:
- the tuf gene encoding translation elongation factor EF-1 subunit alpha, whose protein sequence is MPSIILNPKPSALQKPHLNLAVIGHVDNGKSTLTGRLLYETGYVDEKAFKEIEEMAKKMGKEDFAFAWILDRFKEERERGVTIEATHVGFETNKYFLTIIDLPGHRDFIKNMIVGTSQADAAMLVISARPGEFETAIGPQGQGREHLFLAKTLGVNQLIVAVNKMDVVNYDQKRFEQIKGEVVKMLKLLGYDPNKVPIIPVSAVKGDNIRSKSQNMPWYNGPTLLEAFDLLEPPQRPIEKPLRLPIQDVFSITGAGTVVVGRVETGVIKPGDRVIIMPPAKVGDVRSLETHHMKLDEAKPGDNIGVNLRGIEKEDVKRGDVLGKVENPPTVAEEIVARVIVLWHPTAIGPGYAPVMHVHTATVPVQITELISKLDPRTGQTIEQKPQFIKQGDVAMVRLKPLKPVVVEKFSEFPALGRFALRDMGRTIAAGQVIEVKPAQVQSK
- a CDS encoding RidA family protein; its protein translation is MKEVVYTRSAPEPIGPYSQAIKTGGLLFVSGQIPIDPKTGEVVKGGIKEQARQVLENIKAILQAAGYELSDVAMAFVFLSDLSLFGQFNEVYAEYFKDKPPARVTVQAARLPRDVLVEIAVIAVK
- the rpsJ gene encoding 30S ribosomal protein S10, which encodes MIARRKVRIRLYGTNYADLENVAREIVDIAKKMGVEVSGPVPLPTKRLMVVTRKAPSGEGYHTYEHWELRIHKRLIDIEANDKVIRRLMTIKVPDTVKIELQLI